A stretch of the Vigna radiata var. radiata cultivar VC1973A chromosome 7, Vradiata_ver6, whole genome shotgun sequence genome encodes the following:
- the LOC106768734 gene encoding L-ascorbate oxidase homolog, producing MKQRIFSSIFLGVLACWGALSVIAEDRYLYFTWEITNGTIYPLGFPQQGILINGQFPGPTIEAITNDNIVVNVINKLDEKFLITWSGIKQRRTSWQDGVLGTNCPIPPNSNWTYKFQVKDQVGTYTYFPSTKIHKAAGGFGGFNIAQRSVISIPYPAPDGEFTLLIGDWYKFNHRELRRRLDSGKHLPDPDSLLINGQKNAAVFTGLPGKTYKLRVSNVGLSTSFNFRIQGHDLKLIEVEGAHTIMESYSSLDVHVGQSVTVLVTLNGPIADYAIIASSRFTGPNLLTTTATLRYAASNTKSPIPLPQGPPINDVQWSMEQARTIRLNLTANAARPNPQGSFHYGTIPVVRTVILANSEAEIDGKLRYAVNGISHVNPNTPLKLADWYNIPGVFDLNTIKDVPPPEGTLPKLGTSVIGFTLHDFVEIVFQNNENYIQSWHMDGSSFYAVGFDHGTWTPDARKTYNLIDGISRYTVQVYPKSWSAILVSLDNKGMWNLRSAIWERRYLGQDLYLRVWNNEQSLYTETLVPPNVLYCGKAKHLPKS from the exons ATGAAGCAGCGCATTTTTTCCTCGATATTTCTTGGAGTTTTGGCTTGCTGGGGTGCTCTCTCAGTTATTGCAGAAGACAGATATTTGTACTTCACATGGGAAATTACAAACGGAACAATTTATCCTCTAGGTTTTCCACAACAG GGCATTCTTATCAATGGTCAATTTCCGGGCCCTACAATTGAAGCCATCACCAATGACAATATCGTGGTGAATGTGATCAACAAGCTGGATGAAAAATTCCTGATTACATG GAGTGGtataaaacaaagaagaacaTCGTGGCAAGATGGTGTTTTGGGAACCAACTGTCCAATTCCTCCAAACTCAAACTGGACATACAAGTTCCAGGTAAAAGATCAAGTGGGAACCTACACATATTTCCCATCAACCAAAATCCATAAAGCTGCTGGTGGTTTTGGGGGCTTCAACATTGCTCAAAGATCTGTCATATCCATACCATATCCTGCCCCTGATGGAGAATTCACCCTGCTCATTGGAGATTGGTACAAGTTCAACCACAGA GAGTTAAGAAGACGATTGGACTCTGGGAAACATCTTCCTGATCCCGATTCTCTTCTCATAAACGGCCAAAAGAATGCTGCTGTATTCACTGGGTTACCTG ggAAGACATACAAGTTGAGGGTGTCCAATGTTGGGTTATCAACCTCGTTTAACTTCAGGATTCAGGGGCATGACTTGAAGCTCATCGAAGTTGAAGGTGCACATACAATCATGGAGTCCTACAGCTCCCTTGATGTTCATGTGGGCCAATCTGTTACTGTTTTGGTCACACTTAATGGCCCAATCGCTGACTATGCCATTATTGCATCTTCCCGTTTTACTGGGCCCAATCTTCTCACTACCACAGCAACTCTTCGCTATGCTGCCTCCAACACTAAGTCCCCAATTCCACTGCCTCAAGGCCCACCCATTAATGATGTACAATGGTCCATGGAGCAAGCTAGAACCATCAg aCTGAATTTGACAGCAAATGCAGCTCGACCAAATCCTCAGGGCTCATTCCACTACGGAACCATCCCTGTTGTAAGGACAGTTATATTGGCAAATTCCGAAGCCGAAATCGATGGAAAGTTACGATATGCAGTGAATGGAATTTCCCACGTGAATCCGAATACCCCATTGAAGCTTGCTGATTGGTATAACATCCCCGGTGTCTTTGATCTCAATACCATCAAAGATGTTCCTCCTCCTGAGGGCACCCTGCCCAAACTAGGCACATCAGTCATAGGATTCACCCTCCATGACTTCGTAGAAATAGTCTTCCAGAACAACGAAAACTACATTCAGTCCTGGCACATGGATGGGTCTAGCTTCTATGCTGTTGG ATTCGACCATGGCACGTGGACCCCTGATGCTAGAAAGACTTACAACTTGATTGATGGGATTAGTAGATATACTGTTCAG GTGTATCCAAAGTCGTGGAGTGCCATATTGGTATCTTTGGACAATAAGGGTATGTGGAACTTGAGGTCTGCAATCTGGGAAAGAAGGTATTTGGGACAAGATTTGTATCTGAGGGTGTGGAACAATGAGCAAAGTCTATACACTGAGACTCTTGTCCCTCCCAATGTACTGTATTGTGGCAAGGCTAAACACCTCCCCAAGTCATAG